In Pseudomonas fakonensis, one DNA window encodes the following:
- the polA gene encoding DNA polymerase I: MSQAPLVLVDGSSYLYRAFHALPPLTTSKGMPTGAVKGVLNMLKSLRRQYPDSLFAVVFDAKGGTFRDAMFAEYKANRPSMPDDLRVQVEPLHASVRALGYPLLCVEGVEADDVIGTLARSSATAGRPVIISTGDKDMAQLVDGHVTLVNTMTGSVMDVAGVHEKFGVGPEHIIDFLALMGDKVDNIPGVPGVGEKTAVGLLTGIGGGLRDLYENLDKVPGLAIRGAKTLPAKLEEHRDSAFLSYELATIKCDVPLDVEVDALVCGEPDREALLALYTEMEFKSWVAEVQRDAAQAGDSPAAVAQAPAEKVEPKYETILDQARFDAWLEKLRSAELFAFDTETTGLDAQKAQLVGLSFAVTPYEAAYVPLAHDYEGAPAQLDREAVLLALKPLLEDPAKGKVGQNAKYDINILANASPAIDMRGVRYDTMLESYVFNSTATRHDMDSLAQRYLDHTTIAFEDIAGKGAKQLTFNQIALDKAGPYAAEDADITLRLHRALQARLAETPSVQPVLMDIEMPLVPVLARIERQGALVDDVLLGVQSGELGAKMAELEREAIELAGEPFNLGSPKQLGVILYDKLGMPVLSKTAKGQPSTAEAVLDELAEQGYPLPKVLMQYRTLSKLKSTYTDKLPGQINPRTGRVHTSYQQAVAATGRLSSSDPNLQNIPIRTAEGRRIRQAFIASPGYKLLAADYSQIELRIMAHLAKDEGLLHAFRNDLDVHRATAAEVFGVDLEAVTTDQRRSAKAINFGLIYGMSAFGLAKQIGVDRKQSQDYIDRYFARYPGVLAYMERTRAQAAEQGFVETLFGRRLYLPDINAKNPALRKGAERTAINAPMQGTAADIIKRAMVAVDNWLSDSGLDARVILQVHDELVLEVREDLVQQVKDEIRGHMSGAAQLDVPLLVEVGIGSNWDEAH, translated from the coding sequence ATGAGCCAAGCGCCCCTCGTCCTGGTGGACGGTTCGTCCTACCTCTACCGCGCCTTCCACGCGCTGCCGCCGCTGACCACCTCCAAGGGCATGCCCACCGGTGCGGTCAAGGGCGTGCTGAACATGCTCAAGAGCCTGCGCCGGCAGTACCCGGACAGCCTGTTCGCGGTGGTCTTCGACGCCAAGGGCGGGACCTTCCGCGATGCCATGTTCGCCGAATACAAGGCCAACCGCCCGAGCATGCCCGACGATTTGAGGGTGCAGGTCGAGCCGCTGCACGCCAGCGTGCGCGCGCTGGGCTACCCGCTTTTGTGTGTTGAAGGGGTCGAGGCGGATGACGTGATCGGCACCCTGGCGCGCAGCAGCGCCACCGCTGGCCGCCCGGTGATCATTTCGACTGGCGACAAAGACATGGCCCAGTTGGTGGACGGCCACGTTACCCTGGTCAACACCATGACCGGCAGCGTGATGGACGTTGCCGGCGTGCACGAAAAGTTCGGCGTGGGCCCCGAGCACATCATCGACTTCCTGGCGCTGATGGGCGACAAGGTCGACAACATTCCCGGTGTGCCGGGTGTGGGCGAAAAAACCGCCGTGGGCCTGCTGACCGGCATCGGTGGCGGCCTGCGCGATCTGTACGAAAACCTCGACAAGGTGCCGGGCCTGGCCATTCGAGGGGCCAAGACCCTGCCGGCCAAGCTCGAAGAGCACCGTGACTCGGCGTTTTTGTCGTACGAGCTGGCGACCATAAAGTGCGATGTGCCGCTGGACGTCGAGGTCGATGCCCTGGTGTGCGGCGAGCCGGACCGTGAAGCGCTGCTGGCGCTGTACACCGAGATGGAGTTCAAGAGCTGGGTCGCCGAGGTGCAGCGTGACGCCGCCCAGGCCGGTGACTCGCCTGCTGCGGTTGCCCAGGCACCGGCCGAAAAGGTCGAACCCAAGTACGAAACCATTCTCGATCAGGCACGTTTCGACGCCTGGTTGGAGAAACTGCGCAGCGCAGAGCTGTTCGCTTTCGATACCGAAACCACTGGCCTGGATGCGCAGAAGGCGCAGTTGGTGGGCTTGTCGTTCGCCGTCACCCCGTACGAGGCCGCCTACGTGCCGCTGGCCCATGACTACGAAGGCGCCCCGGCCCAGTTGGACCGCGAGGCTGTGCTGCTGGCGCTCAAGCCGCTGCTGGAAGACCCGGCCAAGGGCAAGGTCGGGCAGAACGCCAAGTACGACATCAACATCCTGGCCAACGCCAGCCCGGCCATCGACATGCGCGGCGTGCGCTACGACACCATGCTCGAGTCGTACGTGTTCAACTCCACCGCCACCCGCCACGATATGGACAGCCTGGCGCAACGCTACCTGGACCACACCACCATTGCCTTCGAAGACATAGCCGGCAAGGGCGCCAAGCAGCTGACCTTCAACCAGATCGCCCTGGACAAGGCCGGCCCGTATGCCGCCGAAGACGCCGACATCACCCTGCGCCTGCACCGCGCGCTGCAGGCGCGCCTGGCCGAGACGCCAAGCGTGCAGCCGGTGCTGATGGACATCGAGATGCCGCTGGTGCCTGTGCTGGCGCGCATCGAGCGCCAGGGCGCGCTGGTCGATGACGTGCTGCTGGGCGTGCAGAGCGGTGAACTGGGGGCGAAAATGGCCGAGCTTGAGCGCGAGGCGATCGAGCTGGCCGGCGAGCCGTTCAACCTCGGTTCGCCCAAGCAGCTGGGGGTGATCCTGTACGACAAGCTGGGCATGCCGGTGCTGAGCAAGACCGCCAAGGGCCAGCCGTCCACCGCCGAAGCCGTGCTCGACGAGCTGGCCGAGCAGGGCTACCCGCTACCGAAGGTGCTGATGCAGTACCGCACCTTGAGCAAGCTCAAGAGCACCTACACCGACAAGCTGCCGGGGCAGATCAACCCGCGCACCGGGCGTGTGCACACCTCTTACCAGCAGGCCGTGGCTGCCACCGGGCGCCTGTCGTCCAGCGACCCGAACCTGCAGAACATCCCGATCCGCACCGCTGAAGGCCGACGCATTCGCCAGGCTTTCATCGCCAGCCCCGGCTACAAGCTACTGGCGGCGGACTACTCGCAGATCGAGCTGCGCATCATGGCCCACCTGGCCAAGGACGAAGGCCTGTTGCATGCCTTCCGTAACGACCTGGACGTGCACCGCGCCACTGCTGCCGAGGTGTTCGGTGTGGACCTGGAGGCGGTCACCACCGACCAGCGCCGCAGCGCCAAGGCGATCAACTTCGGTTTGATCTACGGCATGAGCGCATTCGGCCTGGCCAAGCAGATCGGCGTCGACCGCAAGCAGTCCCAGGACTACATCGACCGCTACTTCGCCCGATACCCGGGCGTGCTGGCCTATATGGAGCGCACCCGCGCCCAGGCTGCCGAGCAGGGCTTCGTCGAAACCTTGTTCGGCCGGCGTCTGTACCTGCCCGACATCAACGCCAAGAACCCCGCGCTGCGCAAGGGCGCCGAACGCACGGCGATCAACGCACCGATGCAGGGCACAGCGGCAGACATCATCAAGCGCGCCATGGTGGCCGTGGACAACTGGCTGAGCGACAGCGGGCTGGATGCGCGGGTGATCCTGCAGGTGCACGACGAACTGGTGCTGGAGGTACGCGAGGACCTGGTTCAACAGGTCAAAGATGAAATTCGCGGCCACATGAGCGGCGCGGCGCAGCTGGATGTACCGCTGCTTGTGGAGGTGGGAATCGGCTCGAATTGGGACGAAGCTCACTGA
- the zur gene encoding zinc uptake transcriptional repressor Zur, producing the protein MSITPLAHRPHDHSHCVHSALAEADALCNRQGLRLTALRRRVLELVWQSHKPLGAYDILAVLSEQDGRRAAPPTVYRALDFLLDNGLVHRIASLNAFIGCSHPEHAHQGQFLICRECHVAIELEQDSISTAIENSAKAVGFAVETQTVEVVGLCGNCRGQA; encoded by the coding sequence ATGTCCATCACGCCGCTGGCCCACCGTCCCCACGATCATTCCCATTGCGTGCACAGCGCGCTGGCCGAGGCCGACGCGCTGTGCAACCGGCAGGGCCTGCGCCTGACCGCCCTGCGCCGCCGCGTGCTGGAGCTGGTGTGGCAAAGCCACAAGCCACTGGGCGCCTACGACATTCTCGCCGTACTCAGCGAGCAGGACGGCCGCCGCGCCGCCCCGCCCACCGTGTACCGCGCCCTGGACTTCCTGCTGGACAACGGCCTGGTGCACCGCATCGCCTCGCTCAACGCCTTCATCGGCTGCAGCCACCCCGAGCACGCGCACCAGGGCCAGTTCCTGATCTGCCGCGAGTGCCACGTGGCCATTGAGCTTGAGCAGGACAGCATCAGCACCGCCATCGAAAACAGCGCCAAGGCCGTGGGCTTTGCCGTCGAGACGCAAACCGTCGAAGTGGTCGGTCTGTGCGGCAACTGCCGGGGCCAGGCATGA
- the znuB gene encoding zinc ABC transporter permease subunit ZnuB, whose translation MADFLLYALLAGLSLALVAGPLGSFVVWRRMAYFGDTLSHAALLGVALGFALDVSPALAVTIGCLLLAILLVTLQQRQPLASDTLLGILAPSTLSLGLVVLSFMHDVRIDLMAYLFGDLLAISTTDLAWILGGSALVLVLLAVFWRPLLAVTVHEELARVEGLPVAGLRLALMLLIAVVIAVAMKIVGVLLITSLLIIPAAAAQRHARSPEQMALGASLLGITAVCAGLAMSWFKDTPAGPSIVVCAAVLFLLSLALPKR comes from the coding sequence ATGGCTGATTTTCTTCTGTACGCCTTGCTTGCCGGCCTGTCGCTGGCGCTGGTGGCCGGCCCGCTGGGCTCGTTCGTAGTGTGGCGGCGCATGGCCTATTTCGGCGACACCCTGTCCCACGCCGCGCTGCTGGGCGTGGCCCTGGGCTTTGCGCTGGACGTCAGCCCGGCGCTGGCGGTGACCATCGGCTGCCTGCTGCTGGCGATCCTGCTGGTCACCCTGCAGCAACGCCAGCCGCTGGCCTCGGACACCTTGCTCGGCATCCTCGCCCCCAGCACCCTGTCGCTGGGCCTGGTGGTGCTGAGCTTCATGCACGATGTGCGCATTGATCTGATGGCCTACCTGTTCGGCGACCTGCTGGCCATCAGCACCACCGACCTTGCCTGGATCCTCGGCGGCAGCGCGCTGGTGCTGGTACTGCTGGCGGTGTTCTGGCGCCCGCTGCTGGCGGTCACCGTGCACGAGGAACTGGCCCGGGTCGAAGGCCTGCCGGTGGCCGGCCTGCGCCTGGCGCTGATGCTGCTGATCGCGGTGGTGATTGCGGTGGCGATGAAGATCGTCGGCGTGCTGCTGATCACCTCGCTGCTGATCATCCCGGCAGCTGCGGCGCAGCGTCACGCCCGTTCGCCCGAGCAGATGGCCCTGGGCGCCAGCCTGCTGGGCATCACCGCCGTGTGCGCAGGGCTGGCCATGTCGTGGTTCAAGGACACCCCGGCCGGGCCGTCGATCGTGGTCTGCGCGGCAGTGCTATTCTTGCTGAGCCTGGCGTTGCCAAAACGCTGA
- a CDS encoding DUF2782 domain-containing protein, with amino-acid sequence MRTLNRLLLLGLLATMPAVTLAADDAPSADPDVTIRTEGDKTIQEYRQNGFLYAIKVTPKGGKPYFLVRADGTDANFIRSDQPDMLIPSWKIFEWK; translated from the coding sequence ATGCGTACACTCAATCGCCTGTTACTGCTCGGTCTGCTGGCCACCATGCCAGCCGTCACCCTGGCGGCGGACGACGCGCCATCGGCCGATCCCGATGTCACCATTCGCACGGAAGGCGATAAAACCATCCAGGAATACCGCCAGAACGGTTTCCTGTATGCGATCAAGGTCACGCCCAAGGGCGGCAAGCCTTATTTCCTGGTACGCGCCGATGGCACCGATGCCAACTTCATTCGCTCCGACCAGCCGGACATGTTGATTCCGTCCTGGAAAATCTTCGAGTGGAAGTAG
- the yihA gene encoding ribosome biogenesis GTP-binding protein YihA/YsxC produces MQVKNPILGLCQKAKFALSAAKVEQCPDDQGYEVAFAGRSNAGKSSALNTLTHASLARTSKTPGRTQLLNFFSLDDERRLVDLPGYGYAKVPIPLKQHWQKHLEAYLGSRECLRGVILMMDVRHPMTDFDKMMLDWAKASGMPMHILLTKADKLTHGAGKNTLLKVQAEIRKGWGDAATIQLFSAPKRQGLEEAYRVLADWMELEDKPA; encoded by the coding sequence ATGCAAGTCAAGAACCCCATCCTCGGCCTCTGCCAGAAAGCCAAATTCGCCCTCAGCGCTGCCAAGGTCGAACAATGCCCGGACGACCAGGGTTACGAGGTGGCCTTCGCCGGCCGCTCCAACGCCGGCAAATCCAGCGCCCTCAACACCCTGACCCATGCCAGCCTGGCGCGGACTTCCAAGACCCCGGGCCGCACCCAGCTGTTGAATTTCTTCAGTCTGGACGATGAACGGCGTTTGGTCGACCTGCCGGGCTACGGTTATGCAAAAGTGCCGATTCCGCTCAAGCAGCACTGGCAGAAGCACCTGGAGGCGTACCTCGGCAGCCGTGAGTGCCTGCGCGGGGTGATTTTGATGATGGACGTGCGCCACCCGATGACCGACTTCGACAAGATGATGCTCGACTGGGCCAAGGCCAGTGGCATGCCCATGCACATCCTGCTGACCAAGGCCGACAAACTCACCCACGGCGCCGGCAAGAACACCCTGCTCAAGGTGCAGGCCGAAATCCGCAAGGGCTGGGGCGACGCCGCCACCATCCAGCTGTTCTCGGCGCCCAAACGCCAAGGGTTGGAAGAAGCCTACCGGGTGCTGGCGGACTGGATGGAGCTGGAAGACAAGCCGGCCTGA
- a CDS encoding zinc ABC transporter substrate-binding protein yields METLLCYLFLTSRVPTVSRFLALFVAFIAFSAHAEVRVLTSIKPLQQIAAAVQDGVGSPDVLLPPGASPHHYALRPSDVRKVGDADLLYWIGPDMENFLPRVLAARSKPTVAVQSLSGMQLRHFGEDSHSHDEADDHDDHDHDHRPGSLDAHLWLSSVNARVIAAKMATDLAAADPANAARYQANLKTFVERMDALDARIKQRVAGIAGKPYFVFHEAFDYFEAAYGLKHTGVFSVASEVQPGAQHVAAMRKRLQEVGKTCVFSEPPLRPRLAETLTAGLPVRLAELDALGGTDPVDGKGYERLLERLGGDLAGCLEQL; encoded by the coding sequence ATGGAGACGTTATTATGTTACCTGTTTCTGACCAGCCGAGTACCCACCGTGTCCCGATTCCTTGCGCTCTTTGTCGCTTTCATCGCCTTCTCGGCCCATGCCGAGGTGCGCGTGCTGACCAGCATCAAGCCCTTGCAGCAGATCGCCGCGGCGGTGCAGGACGGCGTCGGCAGCCCCGACGTGTTGCTGCCGCCGGGCGCCTCGCCGCACCACTACGCGCTGCGCCCCTCCGACGTGCGCAAGGTCGGCGACGCGGACTTGCTGTACTGGATCGGCCCGGACATGGAGAACTTCCTGCCCCGCGTGCTGGCCGCGCGCAGCAAGCCGACGGTGGCGGTGCAGTCGCTTTCCGGCATGCAGCTGCGTCACTTTGGCGAGGACAGCCATTCCCATGACGAGGCCGACGACCACGACGACCACGACCATGACCACCGCCCGGGCAGCCTTGACGCCCACCTGTGGCTGTCGTCGGTCAATGCGCGGGTGATTGCGGCGAAGATGGCAACTGACCTTGCTGCAGCCGACCCGGCCAACGCCGCGCGCTACCAGGCCAACCTGAAAACCTTCGTCGAGCGCATGGACGCCCTGGATGCGCGCATCAAGCAGCGCGTAGCGGGCATTGCCGGCAAGCCGTACTTCGTGTTCCACGAGGCGTTCGACTACTTCGAGGCCGCCTATGGCCTGAAGCACACCGGGGTGTTCAGCGTGGCGTCGGAAGTGCAGCCGGGTGCCCAGCATGTGGCCGCAATGCGCAAGCGCCTGCAGGAAGTGGGCAAGACGTGCGTGTTCAGCGAGCCACCCCTGCGCCCGCGCCTGGCCGAGACACTGACCGCCGGGCTGCCGGTGCGGCTGGCCGAGCTGGACGCCCTGGGCGGTACCGACCCTGTGGATGGCAAGGGTTATGAGCGTTTGCTGGAGAGGCTGGGTGGTGACCTGGCCGGGTGCCTGGAGCAGCTCTAG
- a CDS encoding PA5502 family lipoprotein, whose translation MKLFASRYLLVAAFSLFLAACSSTPPEQAVAPAQPDAWQQLEQSIASNELATAEDQLAALQAQAPHDPRLEPHQRQLAEAYLQRSQIVLQKGDVNAAATALSRARALMPQAPAVTGGDTMAHARKAELEKAEAALKAAEAKPQARVIDPSAPSTVIALKTTDSRALRRQLDEIAADVVNYRCEVVFQVPRTQDAPWLKTLLHKRVHKLDSGFELKQKHQIQRSLPAQVVLVPHQQ comes from the coding sequence ATGAAGCTGTTCGCCTCCCGTTATCTGCTTGTTGCCGCATTTTCCCTGTTCCTGGCTGCGTGCTCCAGTACCCCGCCCGAGCAGGCGGTGGCGCCTGCCCAGCCGGATGCCTGGCAGCAGCTGGAGCAAAGCATCGCCAGCAACGAGCTGGCCACCGCCGAGGACCAACTGGCCGCGCTGCAAGCCCAGGCACCACATGACCCGCGCCTGGAGCCTCACCAGCGCCAGTTGGCCGAAGCCTACCTGCAACGCAGCCAGATCGTGCTGCAGAAGGGCGACGTCAACGCCGCCGCCACCGCGCTGTCCCGCGCCCGCGCACTCATGCCGCAAGCCCCGGCGGTAACCGGTGGTGACACCATGGCCCACGCGCGCAAGGCCGAGCTGGAAAAGGCCGAGGCTGCGCTGAAGGCCGCCGAAGCCAAGCCCCAGGCCCGGGTGATCGACCCCAGCGCCCCCAGCACCGTGATCGCACTGAAGACTACCGACAGCCGCGCGCTGCGCCGCCAGCTCGATGAGATTGCCGCCGATGTGGTGAATTACCGATGTGAGGTGGTGTTCCAGGTGCCGCGCACGCAGGATGCGCCCTGGTTGAAGACGCTGCTGCACAAGCGCGTGCACAAGCTCGACAGCGGCTTTGAGCTCAAGCAAAAGCACCAGATCCAGCGCTCGCTCCCAGCGCAGGTGGTGTTGGTACCTCACCAGCAATAA
- a CDS encoding homoserine kinase translates to MSVFTPVTRPELETFLAPYGLGRLLDFQGIAAGTENSNFFVSLEQGEYVLTLVERGPVEDMPFFIELLDVLHDADMPVPYALRGNDGQGLRELCGKPALLQPRLSGKHIKAPNNQHCAQVGELLAHIHLATRERIIERRTDRGIDWMLQSGAELLAGLSAEQAALLTPALDEIAAHKAQILALPKANLHADLFRDNVMFEGTHLTGVIDFYNACSGPMLYDIAITVNDWCLDEQGGIDLPRAQALLGAYAALRPFSAAEAELWPVMLRVGCVRFWLSRLIAAREFAGMDVTIHDPREFEVRLAQRQQVALKLPFAL, encoded by the coding sequence ATGTCAGTCTTCACCCCTGTGACCCGGCCTGAGCTGGAAACCTTTCTGGCGCCCTACGGGCTGGGCCGCCTGCTCGACTTCCAGGGCATTGCCGCCGGTACCGAAAACAGCAACTTCTTCGTCAGCCTGGAACAGGGGGAGTACGTCCTGACACTGGTCGAGCGCGGGCCGGTCGAAGACATGCCGTTCTTCATCGAACTGCTCGACGTGCTGCACGACGCCGACATGCCGGTGCCCTACGCCCTGCGCGGTAACGACGGCCAGGGCCTGCGCGAGCTGTGCGGCAAGCCGGCGCTGCTGCAGCCACGGCTGTCGGGCAAGCACATCAAGGCGCCGAACAACCAGCACTGCGCCCAGGTAGGCGAGCTGCTGGCACACATTCACCTGGCCACCCGCGAGCGCATCATCGAGCGTCGTACCGACCGTGGCATCGACTGGATGCTGCAGTCCGGCGCCGAGCTGCTGGCGGGCCTGAGCGCCGAACAAGCCGCACTGCTGACCCCGGCGCTGGACGAAATCGCCGCGCACAAGGCGCAGATCTTAGCCTTGCCCAAGGCCAACCTGCACGCCGACCTGTTCCGCGACAACGTGATGTTCGAAGGCACCCACCTGACCGGGGTGATCGACTTCTACAACGCCTGCTCCGGGCCGATGCTGTATGACATCGCCATCACCGTGAACGACTGGTGCCTGGACGAGCAGGGCGGCATCGACCTGCCCCGCGCCCAGGCGCTGCTGGGCGCCTATGCAGCGCTGCGCCCGTTCAGCGCCGCCGAAGCCGAGCTGTGGCCGGTGATGCTGCGGGTCGGTTGCGTGCGCTTCTGGCTGTCGCGCCTGATCGCCGCCCGCGAGTTTGCCGGCATGGACGTGACCATCCATGACCCGCGTGAGTTCGAAGTGCGCTTGGCGCAGCGTCAGCAGGTGGCCCTGAAACTGCCGTTCGCCCTGTAA
- the znuC gene encoding zinc ABC transporter ATP-binding protein ZnuC has protein sequence MSDALIRLQQVGVSFQGEAVLDSIDLAVAPGQIVTLIGPNGAGKTTLVRAVLGLLKPHRGTVWRKPKLRIGYMPQKIQVDATLPLSVLRFLRLVPGVDRAAALSALQEVGAEQVIDNPIQSISGGEMQRVLLARALLREPELLVLDEPVQGVDVVGQTELYNLITRLRDRHGCGVLMVSHDLHLVMSATDQVVCLNRHVCCSGHPEQVSNDPAFVELFGQNAPSLAVYHHHHDHSHDLHGSVVAPGPHVHGEHCKHG, from the coding sequence ATGAGCGACGCGCTGATCCGCCTGCAGCAGGTGGGCGTCAGTTTCCAGGGCGAAGCGGTGCTCGACAGCATCGACCTGGCCGTGGCGCCAGGCCAGATCGTCACCCTGATCGGCCCCAACGGCGCCGGCAAGACCACCCTGGTCCGCGCCGTGCTGGGCCTGCTCAAGCCCCACCGCGGCACGGTGTGGCGCAAGCCGAAGCTGCGTATCGGCTACATGCCGCAAAAAATCCAGGTAGACGCCACGCTGCCGCTCTCGGTGCTGCGCTTCTTGCGCCTGGTGCCCGGAGTAGACCGCGCGGCAGCCTTGTCGGCGTTGCAGGAAGTGGGCGCCGAACAGGTGATCGACAACCCCATCCAGAGCATTTCTGGCGGTGAGATGCAGCGCGTGCTGCTGGCCCGGGCGCTGCTGCGCGAACCCGAACTGCTGGTGCTCGACGAACCCGTGCAGGGCGTCGACGTGGTTGGCCAGACCGAGCTGTACAACCTGATCACCCGCCTGCGCGACCGCCACGGTTGCGGCGTGCTGATGGTCAGCCACGACCTGCACCTGGTGATGAGCGCCACCGACCAGGTGGTGTGCCTGAACCGCCACGTGTGCTGCTCGGGCCACCCCGAGCAAGTCAGCAACGACCCGGCCTTCGTCGAGCTGTTCGGCCAGAACGCCCCGAGCCTGGCCGTCTACCACCACCACCACGACCACAGCCACGACCTGCACGGCTCGGTCGTCGCCCCCGGCCCCCATGTTCACGGAGAGCACTGCAAGCATGGCTGA
- the katE gene encoding catalase HPII yields the protein MASNKAPEPRQSQAAGTDTPDRANTNAKLQSLEPFRSDATGQALRTNQGVKVADNQNSLKAGARGPSLLEDFIMREKITHFDHERIPERIVHARGTGAHGYFQSYGCHAELSKAGFLQDPEKITPVFVRFSTVQGPRGSGDTVRDVRGFAVKFYTDEGNFDLVGNNMPVFFIQDAIKFPDFVHAVKPEPHNEMPTGGSAHDTFWDFVSLVPESAHMVIWAMSDRAIPRSLRMMEGFGVHTFRLVNAQGVASFVKFHWKPRQGVHSVLWDEAQKLAGKDTDYHRRDLWDAIETGHYPEWELGVQVVPEADEHTFDFDLLDPTKLIPEELVPVTPLGKMVLNRNPDNFFAEVEQVAFCPGHIVPGIDFSNDPLLQGRLFSYTDTQISRLGGPNFHEIPINRPVAPNHSSQRDAMHRMTIDKGRASYEPNSIDGGWPQETPPAAQDGGFESYQERIDAHKIRQRSESFGDHFSQARLFFQSMSAHEQQHIIKAYSFELGKVEREAIRARQVNEILANIDLKLAAAVAANLGLPAPKAGTVKVKGSKPAQSKALSQVNLPGDIGISGRKIAVLVADGVNAASVDKLVKALEAQSARPMLLGPTSAPVKAAGGKALAVDASIEGMPSVMFDGVWVPAGKASLEALESSGVAKHFLLEAYKHLKPMGLSLEGKLLLNKLGLKEDAGLLLGDEQKAFDGFFKAVEGHRVWAREQAAESVPA from the coding sequence ATGGCCAGCAACAAAGCGCCCGAGCCACGCCAGAGCCAGGCCGCCGGCACCGACACCCCCGACCGGGCCAATACCAACGCCAAGCTGCAAAGCCTTGAGCCCTTTCGCAGCGACGCCACCGGCCAGGCCCTGCGCACCAACCAGGGCGTGAAGGTGGCCGACAACCAGAACTCGCTCAAGGCGGGAGCCCGCGGCCCGTCGTTGCTCGAAGACTTCATCATGCGCGAGAAGATCACCCACTTCGACCATGAGCGCATCCCCGAACGTATCGTCCATGCCCGCGGCACAGGTGCCCACGGCTACTTCCAGAGCTACGGCTGCCATGCCGAGCTGAGCAAAGCCGGCTTCTTGCAGGACCCAGAGAAGATCACCCCGGTATTCGTGCGCTTTTCCACCGTGCAGGGCCCGCGAGGTTCGGGCGACACGGTACGTGATGTGCGCGGCTTTGCGGTGAAGTTCTACACCGACGAGGGTAACTTCGACCTGGTGGGCAACAACATGCCGGTGTTTTTCATTCAGGATGCGATCAAGTTCCCCGACTTCGTGCATGCGGTGAAACCCGAGCCGCACAACGAGATGCCCACCGGCGGCTCGGCCCATGACACCTTCTGGGACTTCGTATCCTTGGTGCCGGAGTCGGCGCACATGGTCATCTGGGCCATGTCCGACCGTGCCATCCCGCGCAGCCTGCGCATGATGGAAGGCTTTGGCGTGCATACCTTCCGCCTGGTCAACGCCCAGGGGGTGGCCAGCTTCGTCAAGTTCCACTGGAAGCCGCGCCAGGGCGTGCATTCGGTGCTATGGGACGAGGCGCAGAAGCTGGCCGGCAAGGACACCGACTACCACCGCCGCGACCTGTGGGACGCCATCGAAACCGGGCATTACCCGGAATGGGAGCTGGGCGTGCAGGTGGTGCCCGAGGCCGACGAGCACACGTTTGACTTCGACCTGCTCGACCCCACCAAGCTGATCCCCGAGGAGCTGGTACCGGTGACGCCGCTGGGCAAGATGGTGCTCAACCGTAACCCGGACAACTTCTTTGCCGAGGTGGAACAGGTGGCGTTCTGCCCCGGGCATATCGTACCGGGTATCGATTTCAGCAATGACCCGCTGCTGCAGGGCCGGCTGTTCTCCTACACCGACACGCAGATCAGCCGCCTGGGTGGGCCGAACTTCCACGAGATCCCTATCAACCGGCCGGTGGCGCCCAACCACAGCAGCCAGCGCGATGCCATGCACCGCATGACCATCGACAAGGGCCGCGCCTCGTATGAGCCCAATTCCATCGACGGTGGCTGGCCGCAGGAAACCCCGCCGGCGGCGCAGGATGGTGGCTTCGAGAGCTACCAGGAGCGCATCGACGCGCACAAGATCCGCCAGCGCAGCGAGTCGTTCGGTGACCACTTCTCCCAGGCGCGGCTGTTTTTCCAGAGCATGAGTGCGCACGAGCAGCAGCACATCATCAAGGCCTACAGCTTCGAGCTGGGCAAGGTGGAGCGCGAGGCGATCCGGGCGCGGCAGGTGAACGAAATCCTGGCCAACATCGATCTCAAGCTGGCAGCGGCGGTGGCGGCCAACCTGGGCTTGCCGGCACCCAAGGCTGGTACGGTCAAGGTAAAAGGCAGCAAGCCCGCGCAGTCAAAGGCCTTGAGCCAGGTGAACCTCCCCGGTGACATCGGTATCAGCGGGCGCAAGATTGCCGTGCTGGTGGCTGATGGCGTGAATGCTGCGAGCGTCGACAAGCTGGTCAAGGCGCTTGAAGCGCAGAGCGCCCGGCCAATGCTGCTGGGGCCGACTTCGGCGCCGGTGAAAGCAGCGGGTGGCAAGGCGCTGGCGGTGGACGCCTCGATCGAAGGCATGCCGTCGGTGATGTTCGACGGGGTGTGGGTGCCGGCGGGCAAGGCGTCGCTCGAGGCTTTGGAGAGTAGCGGTGTGGCCAAGCACTTCCTGCTGGAGGCCTACAAGCACCTCAAACCCATGGGCTTGAGCCTGGAGGGCAAGCTGCTGCTGAACAAGCTGGGGCTCAAGGAGGATGCGGGCTTGCTGCTGGGGGATGAGCAGAAGGCCTTCGATGGGTTCTTCAAGGCGGTCGAGGGGCACCGGGTGTGGGCGCGGGAGCAGGCGGCCGAGTCGGTGCCGGCCTGA